Proteins from a single region of Pongo pygmaeus isolate AG05252 chromosome 3, NHGRI_mPonPyg2-v2.0_pri, whole genome shotgun sequence:
- the DMP1 gene encoding dentin matrix acidic phosphoprotein 1 isoform X1: MKISILLMFLWGLSCALPVTRYQNNESEGSEEWKGHLAQAPTPPLESSESSEGSKVSSEEQANEDPRDSIESEEGLGSDDHQYIYRPAGGFSRSTGKEGDDKDDDEDDSGDDTFGDDDSGPGPKDRQEGGSSRLGSDEDSDDTIQSSEEGAPQGQDSAQDTTSESRELDNEDQEDNRPEGGDSTQESESEEHWVGGGSDGESSHGDGSELDDEGMQSDDPDSIRSERGNSRMNSAGMKSKESGENSEQANTQDSGDSQLLEHPSRKIFRKSRISEEDDRGELDDKNTMEEVKSDSTENSNSRDTGLSQPRRDSKGDSQEDSKENLSQEDSQNVDGPSSESSQEVNLSSQENSSESQEEVVSESRGDNPDPPTSHVEDQEDSDSSEEDSSHTLSHSKSESREEQADSESSESLNFSEESPESPEDENSSSQEGLQSHSTSAESQSEESHSEEDDSDSQDSSRSKEDSSSTESKSSSEEDGQLKNIEIESRKLTVDAYHNKPIGDQDDNDCQDGY, encoded by the exons ATGAAGATCAGCATCCTGCTCATGTTCCTTTGGGGATTATCCTGTGCTCTCCCAGTAA CCAGGTATCAAAATAATGAATCTGAGGGTTCTGAAGAATGGAAG GGTCATTTGGCTCAGGCACCAACACCACCCTTG GAGAGCAGTGAGTCATCAGAAGGAAGTAAAGTTAGCTCAGAGGAACAG GCAAATGAAGACCCCAGGGACAGCATTGAGTCAGAGGAGGGCCTGGGCTCTGATGATCATCAATACATTTATAGGCCAGCTGGTGGCTTCTCTCGGAGCACAGGAAAAGAAGGAGATGATAAAGATGACGATGAAGATGACAGTGGAGATGACACCTTTGGTGACGATGACAGTGGCCCAGGGCCCAAAGACAGACAAGAAGGAGGAAGCTCCAGGCTGGGAAGTGATGAGGACTCTGATGACACCATACAATCCAGTGAAGAGGGTGCCCCACAAGGGCAAGACAGTGCCCAAGATACCACCAGTGAGAGCAGGGAACTTGACAATGAGGACCAGGAGGACAACAGGCCTGAGGGAGGTGACTCCACTCAAGAGAGTGAGAGTGAAGAGCACTGGGTGGGAGGCGGCAGTGATGGGGAGAGCAGCCACGGAGACGGCTCCGAGTTGGACGATGAGGGAATGCAGAGTGATGACCCAGACAGCATCAGGAGTGAAAGGGGAAACTCCAGAATGAACAGTGCAGGCATGAAATCAAAAGAATCTGGAGAAAACAGTGAGCAAGCAAACACTCAAGATTCAGGTGACAGCCAATTGCTGGAGCATCCCAGTAGGAAAATTTTTAGGAAGTCTCGCATCTCAGAGGAAGATGACAGAGGCGAGCTTGATGACAAAAACACAATGGAAGAAGTCAAGAGTGACTCTACAGAAAACAGCAACTCCAGAGACACTGGCCTCAGCCAACCCAGGAGAGACAGCAAGGGTGACTCTCAAGAAGACAGCAAGGAGAATCTGTCCCAGGAAGACAGCCAAAACGTAGATGGTCCCAGCAGTGAGTCCAGCCAAGAGGTCAACCTGTCATCTCAAGAGAACAGCAGTGAGTCTCAGGAAGAGGTGGTGAGTGAGTCCAGGGGAGATAACCCCGACCCCCCAACAAGTCATGTAGAAGACCAGGAAGACAGTGACTCCAGCGAGGAGGACAGCTCGCACACACTCTCCCACTCAAAAAGTGAATCCAGAGAGGAGCAAGCAGACAGCGAATCCAGTGAGAGCCTCAACTTCTCGGAGGAAAGCCCAGAGTCCCCCGAGGATGAGAACAGCTCCAGCCAGGAGGGCCTCCAGTCTCACAGCACCTCAGCAGAGAGTCAGAGCGAGGAAAGCCATTCTGAGGAAGACGACAGTGACTCTCAAGACAGCAGCAGATCCAAAGAAGATAGCAGCTCCACGGAGAGCAAATCAAGCAGTGAGGAAGATGGCCAGTTGAAAAACATTGAGATAGAGAGCCGGAAATTAACAGTTGATGCCTATCACAACAAACCTATTGGGGACCAAGATGACAATGACTGCCAAGACGGCTATTAA
- the DMP1 gene encoding dentin matrix acidic phosphoprotein 1 isoform X2, with the protein MKISILLMFLWGLSCALPVTRYQNNESEGSEEWKGHLAQAPTPPLANEDPRDSIESEEGLGSDDHQYIYRPAGGFSRSTGKEGDDKDDDEDDSGDDTFGDDDSGPGPKDRQEGGSSRLGSDEDSDDTIQSSEEGAPQGQDSAQDTTSESRELDNEDQEDNRPEGGDSTQESESEEHWVGGGSDGESSHGDGSELDDEGMQSDDPDSIRSERGNSRMNSAGMKSKESGENSEQANTQDSGDSQLLEHPSRKIFRKSRISEEDDRGELDDKNTMEEVKSDSTENSNSRDTGLSQPRRDSKGDSQEDSKENLSQEDSQNVDGPSSESSQEVNLSSQENSSESQEEVVSESRGDNPDPPTSHVEDQEDSDSSEEDSSHTLSHSKSESREEQADSESSESLNFSEESPESPEDENSSSQEGLQSHSTSAESQSEESHSEEDDSDSQDSSRSKEDSSSTESKSSSEEDGQLKNIEIESRKLTVDAYHNKPIGDQDDNDCQDGY; encoded by the exons ATGAAGATCAGCATCCTGCTCATGTTCCTTTGGGGATTATCCTGTGCTCTCCCAGTAA CCAGGTATCAAAATAATGAATCTGAGGGTTCTGAAGAATGGAAG GGTCATTTGGCTCAGGCACCAACACCACCCTTG GCAAATGAAGACCCCAGGGACAGCATTGAGTCAGAGGAGGGCCTGGGCTCTGATGATCATCAATACATTTATAGGCCAGCTGGTGGCTTCTCTCGGAGCACAGGAAAAGAAGGAGATGATAAAGATGACGATGAAGATGACAGTGGAGATGACACCTTTGGTGACGATGACAGTGGCCCAGGGCCCAAAGACAGACAAGAAGGAGGAAGCTCCAGGCTGGGAAGTGATGAGGACTCTGATGACACCATACAATCCAGTGAAGAGGGTGCCCCACAAGGGCAAGACAGTGCCCAAGATACCACCAGTGAGAGCAGGGAACTTGACAATGAGGACCAGGAGGACAACAGGCCTGAGGGAGGTGACTCCACTCAAGAGAGTGAGAGTGAAGAGCACTGGGTGGGAGGCGGCAGTGATGGGGAGAGCAGCCACGGAGACGGCTCCGAGTTGGACGATGAGGGAATGCAGAGTGATGACCCAGACAGCATCAGGAGTGAAAGGGGAAACTCCAGAATGAACAGTGCAGGCATGAAATCAAAAGAATCTGGAGAAAACAGTGAGCAAGCAAACACTCAAGATTCAGGTGACAGCCAATTGCTGGAGCATCCCAGTAGGAAAATTTTTAGGAAGTCTCGCATCTCAGAGGAAGATGACAGAGGCGAGCTTGATGACAAAAACACAATGGAAGAAGTCAAGAGTGACTCTACAGAAAACAGCAACTCCAGAGACACTGGCCTCAGCCAACCCAGGAGAGACAGCAAGGGTGACTCTCAAGAAGACAGCAAGGAGAATCTGTCCCAGGAAGACAGCCAAAACGTAGATGGTCCCAGCAGTGAGTCCAGCCAAGAGGTCAACCTGTCATCTCAAGAGAACAGCAGTGAGTCTCAGGAAGAGGTGGTGAGTGAGTCCAGGGGAGATAACCCCGACCCCCCAACAAGTCATGTAGAAGACCAGGAAGACAGTGACTCCAGCGAGGAGGACAGCTCGCACACACTCTCCCACTCAAAAAGTGAATCCAGAGAGGAGCAAGCAGACAGCGAATCCAGTGAGAGCCTCAACTTCTCGGAGGAAAGCCCAGAGTCCCCCGAGGATGAGAACAGCTCCAGCCAGGAGGGCCTCCAGTCTCACAGCACCTCAGCAGAGAGTCAGAGCGAGGAAAGCCATTCTGAGGAAGACGACAGTGACTCTCAAGACAGCAGCAGATCCAAAGAAGATAGCAGCTCCACGGAGAGCAAATCAAGCAGTGAGGAAGATGGCCAGTTGAAAAACATTGAGATAGAGAGCCGGAAATTAACAGTTGATGCCTATCACAACAAACCTATTGGGGACCAAGATGACAATGACTGCCAAGACGGCTATTAA